In the genome of Streptomyces racemochromogenes, one region contains:
- a CDS encoding NAD(P)/FAD-dependent oxidoreductase, whose product MADAALPVIVLSDPDPIRRHETAELVQSWYRTSFRVLQVGGPAEAARALNALADRKVPVAAVLADEAPEPATAHPGVRWLPLARRSDDAPAPDDASAHPGEHPAEHLRVALDDSLCTWNADCRGDLPTAEVRGSRFSPAAYAVRDFLGRSGVIFRWLPAEDTRDAPVTVRLGDGTELTDPSISELAERLGLIRPAAQDHYDVAVIGGGPGGLSAAVYAAAEGMSVVVIEDDAPGGQAGSTSRIENYLGFPVGLTGGDLAQRALQQARRARVEWQPTRVASRVAPTETGDHSVEFVKAGTEEAASVTAAAVVVATGVDWNRLTAPGVDRLLNSGVYYGSCLSDAPSTAGEDVYMVGAGNSAGQAALYFARYARSVTLLVRGTDLGASMSSYLVQRIERTPGLRVLLGTEVAECLGGDTLTGLRLRERDGGERTVGAHCLYVLIGGRPSTEWLGGALKLDERGYVLTGSGGAGPQALPMETSVPGVFAVGDVRSGSVKRVGAAVGEGAAAAQSLVEYRRRHPDRFRDARAACGF is encoded by the coding sequence ATGGCCGATGCCGCACTGCCGGTGATCGTTCTGTCCGACCCCGATCCGATCCGCCGGCACGAGACGGCCGAGCTGGTGCAGAGCTGGTACCGGACCTCGTTCCGGGTGCTCCAGGTCGGCGGACCCGCCGAGGCGGCCCGGGCGCTGAACGCGCTGGCCGACCGGAAGGTGCCCGTCGCCGCCGTGCTCGCCGACGAGGCCCCCGAGCCCGCGACCGCGCACCCCGGCGTACGCTGGCTGCCCCTGGCCCGGCGCTCCGACGACGCGCCCGCCCCCGACGACGCGTCCGCCCACCCCGGTGAACACCCCGCCGAGCACCTCCGGGTCGCGCTCGACGACTCCCTGTGCACCTGGAACGCCGACTGCCGGGGCGACCTGCCGACCGCCGAGGTGCGCGGCAGCCGGTTCTCGCCCGCCGCCTACGCCGTAAGGGACTTCCTCGGCCGCAGCGGCGTGATCTTCCGCTGGCTGCCCGCGGAGGACACGAGGGACGCCCCGGTCACCGTCCGGCTCGGCGACGGCACCGAGCTGACGGACCCCTCGATCAGCGAACTGGCCGAACGGCTCGGCCTCATCCGCCCGGCCGCCCAGGACCACTACGACGTCGCCGTGATCGGCGGCGGCCCCGGAGGCCTGTCCGCGGCGGTGTACGCGGCCGCCGAGGGCATGAGCGTGGTCGTGATCGAGGACGACGCCCCCGGCGGACAGGCGGGCTCGACCTCGCGGATCGAGAACTACCTCGGCTTCCCCGTGGGCCTGACCGGCGGCGACCTCGCCCAGCGCGCCCTCCAGCAGGCCCGCCGGGCCCGAGTCGAGTGGCAGCCCACCCGGGTGGCGAGCCGGGTGGCGCCCACGGAGACGGGCGACCACAGCGTCGAGTTCGTCAAGGCGGGCACCGAGGAGGCGGCCTCGGTGACCGCGGCGGCCGTGGTGGTCGCCACCGGAGTGGACTGGAACCGCCTGACGGCCCCCGGCGTCGACCGGCTCCTCAACTCCGGCGTGTACTACGGGTCCTGCCTCTCCGACGCCCCCTCGACCGCCGGTGAGGACGTGTACATGGTCGGCGCCGGCAACTCCGCCGGCCAGGCCGCCCTCTACTTCGCCCGCTACGCCCGCTCCGTCACCCTGCTGGTGCGCGGCACCGACCTCGGCGCGTCCATGTCGAGCTACCTGGTCCAGCGCATCGAGCGGACCCCGGGCCTGCGGGTCCTGCTGGGCACGGAGGTCGCCGAATGCCTCGGCGGGGACACCCTCACCGGGCTCAGGCTGCGCGAGCGCGACGGCGGAGAGCGGACCGTCGGCGCCCACTGCCTGTACGTCCTGATCGGCGGCCGCCCGTCGACCGAGTGGCTCGGCGGCGCGCTGAAGCTCGACGAGCGCGGGTACGTCCTGACCGGCAGCGGCGGGGCGGGCCCGCAGGCGCTGCCGATGGAGACCAGCGTGCCCGGCGTGTTCGCCGTGGGCGACGTCCGGTCCGGGTCCGTCAAGCGGGTCGGGGCCGCCGTGGGCGAGGGCGCCGCGGCCGCGCAGTCGCTGGTCGAGTACCGGCGGCGGCACCCCGACCGATTCCGGGACGCGCGGGCGGCCTGCGGCTTCTGA